From Etheostoma cragini isolate CJK2018 chromosome 17, CSU_Ecrag_1.0, whole genome shotgun sequence, one genomic window encodes:
- the zswim8 gene encoding zinc finger SWIM domain-containing protein 8 isoform X6, with amino-acid sequence MELMFAEWEDGERFSFEDSDRFEEDSLCSFISEAESLCQNWRGWRKQSAGPNSPTVKIKDGQVIPLVELSAKQVAFHIPFEVVEKVYPPVPEQLQLRIAYWSFPENEEDIRLYSCLANGSPDEFQRGEQLYRIRAVKDPLQIGFHLSATVVSSQSGQSKGAYNVAVMFDRCRITSCSCTCGAGAKWCAHVVALCLFRIHNASAVCLRAPVSESLSRLQRDQLQKFAQYLISELPQQILPTAQRLLDELLSSQSTAINTVCGAPDPTAGPSASDQSTWYLDESTLSDNIKKTLHKFCGPSPVVFSDVNSMYLSSTEPPAAAEWACLLRPLRGREPEGIWNLLSIVREMFKRRDSNAAPLLEILTEQCLTYEQIISWWYSVRTSASHSSASGHTGRSNGQSEVAAHACASMCDEMVVLWRLAVLDPTMSPCRRLELAGQLKQWHLKVIEIVKRGQHRKSLDKLFQGFKPAVESCYFNWEVAYPLEGITYCSADKKSATFCWSRAVQHQRGVKAAAGAGGEACEPGGGGRADGGAGGDYKGRGHSSQQEVAVRPKETILTKRKGLSVSGGGGMLVRLGGGVSLSLEDGGGKCMYKGPGSSSGGKLKLTQGGGKGASVGCSGGSGGIGGGKHASAKRRTSSEDSSLEPDMAELSLDDGCSLALGAEASNTFEFLPPPPEMMPSPSPLLRDSRKYGNSSAGSKMFETKRVSHVSAAETGPPCFPSKETVVVVMDMSNAAEKEAELEVEPVQNKDEDVDSAGSTQPSTSTTTAKSGATQTSAKPPRGRREAASAAAAAAAGGGAATAGGIANHGAEVAAGAAGGDAVGEDDYQAYYLSAASEEGADRQQSDNHQEEEPDIFAGMKPLEQEGRMEVLFACAEALYAHGYSNEACRLAVELARDLLANPPDLKVEQPQTKGKKSKVSTSRQTQVATNTLSKAAFLLTVLSERLELHNLAFCTGMFSLELQRPPASTKALEVKLAYQESEVVSLLKKIPLGLVEMSAIRERAEQLRDGNFCDYRPVLPLMLASFIFDVLCTPVCAVVSPTGSRPPSRNRNNEMPGDEELGFEAAVAALGMKTTVSEAEHPLLCEGTRRVKGDLALALMITYKDDQSKLKKCSCSKNRKTKSLRNWQILDKLLDRESQTHKPQTLSSFYSSKPAAGSQRSPSKHTGASHSGASAATGGVSKHAPSSSSSATAVAAPSSSSSSAVAVAGEQVAHQADLNSVQNSTAGERTSETREHVADKPPSSSDQQNETGPFKPEATVPSRLALGARCGYSQRCWGSPVRQKKKHTGMASIDSSAPETTSDSSPTLSRRPLRGGWAATSWGRGQDSDSISSSSSDSLGSSSSSGSRRAGGGARAKSTDTSRYKGRRPECHAPHVPNQPSEAAAHFYFELAKTVLIKAGGNSSTSIFTQPSASGGHQGPHRNLHLCAFEIGLYALGLHNFVSPNWLSRTYSSHVSWITGQAMEIGSAALNILVECWDGHLTPPEVASLADRASRARDPNMVRAAAELALSCLPHAHALNPNEIQRALVQCKEQDNAMLEKACMAVEEAAKGGGVYPEVLFEVAHQWYWLYEQSVGGGSAQQRETSGRCGANGGTGRRPPESTCVVLDTGANMESAGVTTVTASVTAAAVVPVISVGSTIYQSHAMPGQAMAHPHSQGLHPYTTIQAHLPTVCTPQYLGHPLQHVPRPTVFPVAGAAYPQGMHPAFIGAQYPFSVATGPQPPMAATAVTFPGVPVPSMTQIAVHPYHAETGLPLSTTVAVGSVHSGPTIQAIQATSLPPLSQPGSLVSTPFPVEDEQHSQPISQQGLHYLHSAYRVGMLALEMLGRRAHNDHPNNFSRSPPYTEDVKWLLGLAARLGVNYVYQFCVGAAKGVLSPFVLQEIIMEALQRLNPAHIHAHLRTPAFHQLVQRCQQAYLQYIHHRLIHLTPADYDDFVNIIRSARGAFCLTPVGMMQFNDVLQNLKRGKQTKELWQRISLEMATFSP; translated from the exons ATGGAACTGATGTTCGCCGAGTGGGAGGATGGGGAGAGGTTCTCCTTCGAAGACTCGGACCGGTTCGAGGAAGACTCTCTGTGCTCCTTCATCTCAGAGGCCGAGAGCCTCTGTCAGAActggagaggatggaggaagcAGTCCGCTGGACCCAACTCCCCTACTGTCAAGATTAAAG ATGGTCAGGTGATTCCACTGGTGGAGTTGTCAGCAAAGCAGGTAGCGTTCCACATCCCGTTTGAGGTGGTGGAGAAGGTCTACCCCCCCGTCCCAGAACAGCTCCAGCTCCGCATTGCCTACTGGAGCTTCCCTGAGAACGAGGAGGACATCAG GTTATATTCCTGCCTGGCTAATGGGAGTCCAGACGAATTCCAACGTGGAGAACAGCTCTACAGGATCAGAGCTGTCAAAGACCCTCTGCAGATCG GCTTCCATctcagtgcgacagtggtgtcCAGTCAGTCCGGTCAGTCTAAAGGGGCCTACAATGTGGCGGTCATGTTCGATCGCTGCCGCATCACTTCCTGCAGCTGCACCTGCGGCGCTGGGGCCAAATGGTGTGCTCATGTGGTAGCACTCTGCCTCTTCAGGATCCACAAT gcaTCAGCAGTGTGTCTGAGGGCTCCAGTCTCCGAGTCGTTGTCAAGGCTGCAGAGGGACCAGCTCCAAAAGTTTGCCCAGTACCTCATCAGTGAGCTGCCTCAGCAG ATCCTACCCACAGCTCAACGCCTGCTTGATGAGCTGCTGTCCTCTCAGTCTACAGCCATCAACACTGTGTGTGGAGCTCCAG ACCCGACAGCAGGCCCTTCGGCGTCTGACCAGAGCACCTGGTATTTGGATGAGTCGACCCTCAGCGACAACATCAAAAAGACTCTGCACAAGTTCTGTGGGCCCTCGCCTGTCGTCTTCAG TGATGTAAACTCCATGTACCTGTCATCCACGGAGCCGCCGGCTGCTGCTGAGTGGGCGTGTCTGCTGCGACCCCTGCGGGGCCGAGAACCAGAAGGCATCTGGAACCTTCTGTCCATCGTCCGGGAGATGTTTAAGAGGCGGGACAGTAACGCTGCCCCGCTGCTTGAGATTCTCACTGAGCAGTGCCTCACCTATGAACAG ATCATCAGCTGGTGGTACAGTGTTCGGACCTCAGCGTCCCACAGCAGCGCCAGTGGCCACACCGGGCGCAGCAACGGCCAGTCTGAGGTGGCGGCTCACGCCTGTGCCAGCATGTGTGATGAGATGGTGGTGCTATGGAGGCTGGCAGTGCTCGACCCCACCATGAGCCCCTGCAG GCGTTTGGAACTGGCAGGCCAGCTAAAGCAGTGGCACCTGAAAGTTATAGAGATAGTGAAGCGGGGACAACATCGCAAGTCCCTGGATAAATTGTTCCAGGGCTTCAAGCCCGCTGTAGAGTCCTGCTATTTCAACTGGGAGGTGGCCTACCCACTGGAAGGCATCACCTACTGCAGTGCTGATAAGAAGAGTGCCACATTCTGCTGGTCCAGGGCAGTGCAGCACCAGAGAGGAGTCAAAGCTGCTGCAGGAGCAGGCGGAGAAGCATGTGAACCCGGAGGAGGGGGGAGAGCGGACGGCGGGGCTGGGGGAGATTATAAAGGAAGAGGTCACTCGTCCCAACAGGAGGTGGCAGTGCGACCCAAGGAGACCATACTGACCAAGAGGAAGGGTCTGTCAGTGAGCGGAGGGGGAGGAATGCTGGTCCGTCTAGGAGGGggtgtctctctgtccctggaAGACGGAGGAGGGAAGTGCATGTACAAAGGGCCTGGTTCCTCCTCTGGAGGGAAGCTGAAACTGACACAGGGAGGTGGGAAAGGGGCATCTGTAGGTTGTTCTGGGGGAAGTGGAGGGATTGGAGGGGGTAAGCATGCCAGTGCCAAGCGGCGGACCAGCAGTGAGGACAGCTCCCTAGAGCCGGATATGGCTGAGCTCAGCCTGGACGACGGGTGCAGTCTGGCTCTGGGTGCTGAGGCCAGCAACACGTTTGAGTTCCTCCCCCCACCACCAGAGATGATGCCCTCCCCGAGCCCCTTGCTCCGAGACTCGCGCAAGTACGGCAACAGCAGCGCGGGGAGCAAGATGTTTGAAACCAAGCGGGTCAGCCATGTCTCAGCTGCAGAGACCGGTCCCCCTTGCTTCCCTTCCAAAGAGACAGTGGTGGTTGTTATGGACATGTCCAATGCTGCAGAGAAGGAAGCAGAGCTGGAGGTGGAGCCTGTCCAGAACAAAGATGAAGATGTAGACTCAGCTGGCAGTACCCAGCCTTCCACCTCAACCACTACGGCCAAATCAGGCGCCACTCAAACGTCGGCCAAGCCTCCGCGGGGCCGCAGAGAGGCGGCGTCTGCTGCCGCCGCTGCAGCGGCTGGGGGCGGGGCAGCAACTGCAGGTGGTATAGCTAACCATGGAGCAGAGGTAGCAGCGGGAGCCGCAGGGGGAGATGCTGTGGGTGAGGACGACTATCAGGCATACTACCTGAGTGCAGCCTCAGAGGAGggggcagacagacagcagagtgACAACCACCAAGAGGAGGAGCCAGACATCTTTGCAGGGATGAAACCGCTGGAGCAGGAGGGGCGCATGGAG GTGCTGTTTGCATGTGCCGAGGCCCTTTACGCTCATGGCTACAGTAATGAGGCGTGCCGCCTGGCCGTGGAGCTGGCCAGAGACCTGTTAGCCAACCCTCCAGACCTGAAAGTGGAGCAGCCACAGACTAAG GGTAAGAAGAGCAAGGTGTCGACCAGCCGCCAGACACAGGTCGCCACTAACACGCTGTCGAAAGCTGCCTTCCTCCTCACTGTCCTCAGCGAACGACTGGAGCTCCACAACCTGGCCTTCTGCACCGGCATGTTCTCCCTGGAACTCCAGAGACCCCCGGCGTCTACCAAAGCTCTGGAG GTAAAGCTGGCCTACCAGGAGTCGGAGGTGGTGTCCCTGCTGAAGAAGATTCCTCTGGGCCTGGTGGAGATGTCGGCCATCCGAGAGAGAGCCGAGCAGCTCCGAGACGGAAACTTCTGCGACTACAGACCTGTGCTGCCTCTCATGTTGGCCAGCTTCATCTTTGATGTTCTGTGTACCCCAG TTTGTGCAGTTGTGTCCCCAACGGGTTCCCGTCCACCAAGCCGCAACCGTAACAACGAGATGCCCGGTGATGAGGAGCTGGGCTTCGAGGCTGCGGTCGCTGCACTTG GCATGAAGACCACCGTGAGCGAGGCGGAGCATCCTCTGCTGTGTGAAGGAACGAGGCGGGTGAAAGGTGACCTGGCTCTGGCTCTCATGATCACCTATAAGGATGACCAGAGCAAGCTCAAGAAG TGTTCGTGCAGCAAAAACCGTAAGACTAAAAGTCTCCGAAATTGGCAG ATTCTGGATAAATTGTTGGACAGGGAGAGTCAGACCCACAAGCCCCAGACGTTAAGCTCCTTCTACTCCAGCAAGCCAGCAGCCGGCAGCCAGCGCAGCCCGTCCAAGCATACTGGGGCCAGCCACAGTGGGGCGAGCGCGGCCACCGGAGGGGTCTCCAAACACGCACCTTCATCTTCATCGTCTGCCACCGCCGTGGCCGCCCCTTCATCCAGCTCCTCCTCTGCTGTGGCGGTGGCTGGGGAACAGGTGGCTCATCAGGCTGATCTGAACTCAGTGCAGAACAGTACAGCGGGAGAGAGAACCTCAGAGACCAGGGAGCATG TGGCAGATAAGCCTCCTTCATCCAGTGACCAGCAGAATGAAACGGGTCCATTTAAGCCGGAGGCCACCGTGCCCAGTCGGCTGGCACTGGGGGCTCGCTGTGGGTACAGCCAGCGCTGCTGGGGCTCACCTGTCCggcagaagaagaaacacactg GCATGGCGAGCATCGACAGCAGTGCTCCGGAGACGACCTCCGACAGTTCCCCCACCCTCAGCCGGCGGCCGCTTCGCGGCGGCTGGGCAGCAACTTCATGGGGGCGGGGCCAGGACAGTGACAGCATCAGCAGTTCATCGTCTGATTCGTtgggctcctcctcctccagcggCTCTCGCAGGGCAGGGGGCGGGGCCAGGGCCAAGAGCACTGACACCAGCAG GTACAAAGGGCGACGTCCGGAGTGCCATGCCCCCCACGTGCCCAACCAGCCATCAGAGGCAGCTGCCCATTTTTACTTTGAGCTGGCCAAAACGGTGCTGATCAAAGCCGGAGGAAACTCCTCCACCTCCATTTTCACCCAGCCGTCAGCCAGCGGGGGCCATCAGGGGCCCCACAGAAACCTGCACCTGTGTGCCTTTGAGATTGGCCTGTATGCTCTTGGGCTTCACAACTTTGTCTCACCCAACTGGCTGTCCAGGACCTACTCCTCCCACGTGTCCTGGATCACTG GCCAGGCCATGGAGATTGGAAGCGCTGCCCTCAACATTTTGGTAGAGTGTTGGGACGGTCATCTCACCCCTCCAGAGGTGGCGTCCCTTGCTGACCGAGCATCGCGGGCCAGGGACCCCAACATGGTTCGGGCGGCAGCCGAGCTGGCCCTGAGCTGCCTGCCACACGCTCACGCCCTCAATCCTAATGAAATCCAGAGAGCCCTGGTGCAGTGCAAAGAGCAG GACAATGCAATGCTGGAGAAGGCCTGTATGGCGGTAGAGGAAGCAGCCAAGGGTGGAGGTGTGTACCCAGAGGTTCTGTTCGAGGTGGCTCACCAATGGTACTGGTTGTATGAGCAATCAGTGGGTGGGGGCTCGGCCCAGCAGCGGGAGACCTCTGGCCGCTGCGGGGCCAACGGTGGCACGGGCAGGAGGCCACCAGAGTCCACCTGTGTTGTCCTGGACACCGGAGCCAACATGGAGTCTGCAGGAGTGACAACGGTCACAGCCTCGGTCACCGCAGCAGCCGTCGTCCCCGTCATCTCCGTCGGCTCCACAATCTACCAGTCCCACGCCATGCCTGGCCAGGCCATGGCTCACCCCCACAGCCAGGGCCTCCACCCCTACACCACCATTCAGGCCCATCTCCCCACCGTCTGCACCCCCCAGTACCTGGGACACCCTCTGCAGCATGTCCCCCGACCCACCGTCTTCCCTGTTGCTGGGGCTGCATATCCACAG GGTATGCACCCAGCCTTCATCGGAGCCCAGTACCCGTTCTCAGTGGCCACTGGCCCCCAGCCACCCATGGCAGCCACGGCTGTGACCTTCCCTGGTGTCCCCGTACCGTCCATGACTCAGATCGCCGTCCATCCCTACCACGCTGAGACCGGCCTACCCTTGAGCACTACTGTGGCAG TAGGCAGCGTCCACTCGGGCCCCACCATCCAGGCCATACAGGCAACATCTCTGCCCCCGCTCTCCCAGCCTGGCTCATTGGTCAGCACTCCTTTCCCAGTAGAGGACGAGCAGCACAGCCAGCCAATCAGCCAACAGGGCCTGCACTACCTGCATTCTGCCTACAGAGTTG GCATGCTGGCATTGGAGATGCTGGGCAGGAGGGCTCACAATGACCACCCCAACAACTTCTCCAGGAGCCCCCCGTACACTGAGGACGTCAAATGGCTGCTGGGACTGGCTGCCAGGCTAG GAGTCAACTATGTGTACCAGTTCTGTGTCGGAGCAGCAAAAGGTGTCCTCAGTCCGTTCGTCCTGCAGGAGATCATCATGGAGGCTCTGCAGAGGCTGAACCCCGCCCACATCCACGCCCACCTCCGGACCCCTGCGTTCCACCAGCTCGTCCAGCGCTGCCAACAGGCCTACCTGCAG tACATCCACCACCGGCTCATCCACCTGACGCCTGCCGACTACGATGACTTTGTTAACATCATCCGCAGCGCGCGGGGGGCCTTCTGCTTGACCCCCGTGGGCATGATGCAGTTCAACGACGTGCTGCAGAACCTGAAGAGAGGCAAGCAGACCAAGGAGCTGTGGCAGCGGATCTCCCTGGAGATGGCCACCTTCTCCCCTTGA